A single genomic interval of Streptococcus suis harbors:
- a CDS encoding PrsW family glutamic-type intramembrane protease, giving the protein MKEKFQMCKTYLPVVLATIGFVNGCKIIFGELGKPNGMEAKYPLFLLTISLVAIYIIPLLVLTYSLAKRYNISKQVIGLSWLLGLTSSISFSELGHTAIGYFLLEIVKASNNFLNDWGAAISGPLAEEIGKGLTVLLVLLICRKMTLKNALVSGVIVGLGFQIMEDITFVFRDMFMNKLDGFETILERVGQAGWAHWVFTLLFAIGLVALLTKNTGMSKAQGVFWIGASFGIHFLFNSPFNTGIFQTVFPILSIFLGLLAYQTVEKLSE; this is encoded by the coding sequence ATGAAAGAAAAATTTCAAATGTGTAAAACTTATCTTCCAGTCGTCTTAGCAACGATTGGATTTGTCAACGGTTGCAAAATTATCTTTGGAGAATTAGGTAAGCCAAATGGCATGGAAGCTAAATATCCTCTCTTTCTCCTAACCATTTCCTTGGTCGCTATTTACATCATCCCCCTACTAGTACTGACATATTCCTTAGCTAAACGCTATAACATCTCCAAACAAGTTATAGGGCTTAGCTGGCTTTTAGGCTTAACAAGTAGCATCTCTTTTTCTGAACTGGGACATACAGCTATCGGATATTTCCTGCTCGAAATCGTTAAAGCTAGTAATAATTTCCTAAATGACTGGGGCGCAGCTATTTCAGGTCCATTGGCAGAAGAAATCGGAAAAGGGCTAACTGTTCTACTTGTACTGCTCATTTGTAGAAAAATGACACTAAAAAATGCATTGGTAAGCGGAGTGATTGTTGGATTAGGTTTCCAAATCATGGAAGACATCACCTTTGTTTTTAGAGACATGTTCATGAATAAATTAGACGGCTTTGAAACCATTCTTGAACGCGTTGGTCAAGCTGGTTGGGCCCATTGGGTTTTCACGCTTCTCTTTGCCATTGGCTTAGTAGCCCTTCTCACGAAAAATACAGGTATGTCAAAAGCACAGGGAGTATTTTGGATTGGTGCAAGCTTTGGAATCCATTTTCTCTTTAATTCACCATTCAACACAGGTATCTTCCAGACGGTGTTTCCTATCTTGAGTATTTTCCTTGGCTTACTTGCCTATCAAACGGTTGAGAAACTGTCTGAATAG
- a CDS encoding FAD-containing oxidoreductase has protein sequence MEQFDLLVIGFGKAGKTLAGKLSVAGKKVALVEENPAMFGGTCINIGCIPTKILLVAADKNWTFEQVMEQKETVTTRLRNKNEAVLKGSGANLYQGHARFVADKVVEVSAGEESIQLTAETIVINTGAKSRVLPIPGLLDTAHVYDSTGIQNLETRPDKLAIIGGGNIGLEFAGLYSKLGSQVTVYEASSAILPREEEVVAKLAKEYMEEAGVTFVLGAKIEQVAATGDQVAVTVNGQTAIFDAVLYATGRVPNTADLGLEHTAIELLENGAVKVDDYCETTVPGVYAVGDVNGGPQFTYTSLDDFRIVFGKLTGTGTYNLSQRKSIPTSVFITPVLSRVGLTEKEAMEAGYDYIANELPVANMPRAHVNNDLKGIFKVIVDKESKLVLGATLFGRNSEELINLIAMAIDNKIPYTYFKTQIFTHPTMAENLNDVFNF, from the coding sequence ATGGAACAATTTGATTTGTTAGTTATCGGTTTTGGTAAGGCTGGAAAGACCTTAGCAGGTAAGCTTTCTGTGGCAGGTAAAAAGGTTGCCTTGGTCGAGGAAAATCCTGCTATGTTTGGTGGTACCTGTATCAATATTGGCTGTATTCCAACCAAGATTCTCTTGGTAGCAGCAGATAAAAACTGGACTTTTGAGCAGGTAATGGAGCAAAAGGAAACAGTCACCACTCGTCTACGAAACAAAAATGAAGCGGTCTTGAAAGGCAGCGGTGCCAATCTTTATCAAGGTCACGCACGTTTTGTTGCGGACAAAGTTGTTGAAGTGTCGGCCGGTGAAGAGTCGATCCAACTGACTGCGGAAACTATTGTCATCAATACAGGTGCTAAGTCGCGCGTGCTTCCAATTCCAGGTTTGTTGGATACAGCTCACGTTTATGATAGTACAGGCATTCAGAACTTGGAAACCCGTCCTGACAAGTTGGCAATTATCGGTGGTGGTAACATTGGACTTGAATTTGCTGGACTTTACAGCAAACTCGGCAGTCAGGTGACAGTATATGAAGCCAGCTCTGCTATTTTACCAAGAGAAGAGGAAGTAGTTGCCAAGTTAGCCAAGGAGTATATGGAAGAAGCTGGCGTGACCTTCGTCTTGGGTGCTAAAATTGAGCAAGTCGCAGCAACAGGTGATCAAGTTGCTGTGACAGTCAATGGTCAAACAGCAATTTTCGATGCCGTCCTCTATGCGACAGGTCGGGTGCCGAACACTGCTGACTTGGGCTTGGAACATACGGCGATTGAGCTTTTGGAAAATGGTGCTGTTAAGGTGGATGACTACTGCGAAACGACTGTTCCAGGTGTCTATGCGGTGGGAGATGTCAATGGCGGACCACAATTTACTTACACATCCCTAGACGACTTCCGTATCGTTTTTGGTAAATTGACTGGGACTGGTACTTACAACTTGAGCCAACGCAAGTCTATTCCAACCAGCGTCTTTATTACGCCTGTGCTGTCTCGTGTTGGTCTGACCGAGAAGGAAGCCATGGAAGCAGGTTACGACTATATTGCCAACGAATTGCCTGTTGCCAATATGCCACGTGCCCATGTCAATAATGACCTCAAAGGTATCTTCAAGGTTATCGTGGATAAGGAAAGCAAACTGGTTCTTGGAGCAACTCTCTTTGGTCGAAATTCAGAAG